One Tissierellales bacterium genomic window carries:
- a CDS encoding cation diffusion facilitator family transporter, which yields MNRIELGKKTSLISVIINIILCIFKLAAGILGNSKAMIADGIHTLSDVLATFVVYLGLRISYKEADENHPYGHEKYEPVFTKIVSVILVITGFLIGYESIISLTKGNIKMPGKIALIAALISIVVKEGMYWYTIKIAKKIKSISLEADAWHHRSDAFSSLGTFAGILGARMGLVILDPIAGIIVSILILKVGVEFYMKAIKQLVDEAADEDTIEKIKELTHSLEGVKGIKTLKTRVFGNRLYVDIDVLVDGTLSVEEGHDIAENIHDSIESNIEDVKHCMVHIEPIEND from the coding sequence ATGAATAGAATAGAATTAGGAAAGAAAACATCATTAATTTCAGTAATTATAAACATAATATTATGTATATTTAAACTTGCTGCAGGAATTTTAGGAAATAGTAAGGCAATGATTGCAGATGGAATCCACACCCTTTCAGATGTATTGGCAACCTTTGTAGTCTATTTAGGGTTAAGAATATCTTATAAGGAAGCAGATGAAAATCATCCTTATGGACATGAAAAATATGAACCGGTTTTTACTAAAATAGTTAGTGTAATATTGGTAATTACAGGATTTTTAATAGGTTATGAAAGTATAATTTCTTTAACAAAAGGAAATATAAAAATGCCAGGAAAAATTGCACTAATAGCAGCTCTTATATCTATAGTAGTAAAGGAAGGAATGTATTGGTATACAATTAAAATAGCAAAAAAGATAAAAAGTATATCCTTGGAAGCTGATGCCTGGCATCATAGATCTGATGCTTTTTCCTCATTAGGCACCTTTGCAGGAATTTTAGGTGCTAGAATGGGCTTAGTAATTTTAGACCCAATAGCTGGAATTATTGTAAGTATACTTATTTTAAAAGTAGGTGTGGAATTTTATATGAAAGCTATTAAGCAGTTAGTAGATGAAGCTGCTGATGAGGATACGATTGAGAAAATCAAGGAACTAACCCACTCCTTAGAAGGAGTTAAAGGAATAAAAACCTTAAAAACTAGAGTATTTGGTAATCGGTTATATGTTGATATTGATGTTTTGGTAGACGGTACCTTATCCGTAGAAGAAGGGCATGATATAGCTGAAAATATTCATGATTCTATAGAAAGTAATATAGAAGATGTAAAACATTGCATGGTTCATATAGAACCAATAGAAAATGATTAA